The Saccharopolyspora gloriosae genome has a segment encoding these proteins:
- a CDS encoding site-specific integrase produces the protein MTTEHPSPGSAELDAARLLLSRMGVTPEDLVDTPETRPSAPTFADYVPKVADAVSTGTRRVYQSYWNRIVEHWGHRRLNEPTPLEIRHFAEDIRTGVVQRRNARGGRSAVEHFIAALRCIYNHAVADELITQAANPAIRVPKPRRLPSTRRGLPDARLAEINHIAATTGNDPTLDTLILRLHTETACRRAGALALRPRDLDPDQCLILLHEKGGTVRWQPISPTLMHHLQEHAHHRGATQTGGQLLRYRNGQPITTRRYDHLWTRIGRHLPWAATQQISTHWLRHTTLTWVERHHGYAIARAYAGHTDNNTDGATTTTYIRAGLDEIAIALAALTGEHHPLTPHPRSQQ, from the coding sequence ATGACCACCGAACACCCCTCCCCCGGTTCAGCAGAACTCGACGCCGCACGCCTGCTGCTGTCCCGCATGGGCGTCACGCCCGAAGACCTCGTCGACACCCCCGAAACACGCCCGTCAGCACCCACGTTCGCCGACTACGTCCCGAAAGTCGCCGACGCCGTCTCCACCGGAACCCGACGGGTCTATCAGTCCTACTGGAACCGGATCGTCGAACACTGGGGACACCGCCGCCTGAATGAACCCACGCCCCTGGAAATCCGTCACTTCGCCGAAGACATCCGCACCGGGGTCGTACAACGACGCAACGCCCGCGGCGGACGCAGCGCCGTCGAGCACTTCATCGCCGCCCTGCGCTGCATCTACAACCACGCTGTCGCCGACGAACTCATCACCCAAGCCGCCAACCCCGCCATCCGCGTCCCTAAACCACGGCGCCTGCCCAGCACACGCCGAGGACTCCCCGACGCCCGACTCGCAGAGATCAACCACATCGCCGCCACCACCGGCAACGACCCCACCCTCGACACCCTCATCCTGCGCCTGCACACCGAAACCGCCTGCCGCCGCGCCGGAGCACTCGCCCTACGCCCACGCGACCTCGACCCCGACCAATGCCTCATCCTCCTGCACGAAAAAGGCGGCACCGTCCGCTGGCAACCCATCTCACCCACACTCATGCACCACCTGCAAGAACACGCCCACCACCGCGGCGCCACCCAAACAGGCGGACAACTCCTGCGCTACCGCAACGGACAACCCATCACCACCCGCCGCTACGACCACCTCTGGACACGCATCGGACGACACCTCCCCTGGGCCGCCACCCAACAAATCAGCACCCACTGGCTCCGACACACCACCCTCACCTGGGTCGAACGCCACCACGGCTACGCCATCGCCCGCGCCTACGCCGGACACACCGACAACAACACCGACGGCGCCACCACCACGACCTACATCCGTGCCGGCCTCGACGAAATCGCAATCGCCCTAGCCGCACTCACCGGCGAACACCACCCCCTCACACCACACCCACGAAGCCAGCAGTAA
- a CDS encoding ISL3 family transposase produces the protein MFSGLSSLVLDGVDDEAGVLVVRASTRPGPVDCPDCGVATGRVHGYVVRQVADVPVDGRRVLVRLRTRRMRCGHLGCVRQTFREQPVGIVQRYQRRTARLAAHVASVARELAGRASARVLAAVGVVLSRQTALRALLQLPLPASSVPRVIGVDDFALRKRQRYATVIINAETAERVDVLPGRKAEVLEAWLREHPGVEVVCRDGSATYAQAIRRALPNAVQVGDRWHLWHNLAEAVLKEVAAHSTCWGKTGPPLREDARAVTTRQRWQQIHDLLKHGVGLLEIARRLNLALNTVKRYARINQPDRLVRAPQYRPTLVDPFRDYLRSRRRENPAVPVHQLLAEIKQRGYTGSHNLLYRYITQGRVESDRPAISPKRLARNLLTRPDKLQDHQQERLQAAVSACHEMTALAGLVGDFAALLTPATGNDDRLSDWIARARAEDLPHLHAYTRGLEFDREAVNAALTQPFHNGRTEGVNTKTKMIKRQMYGRADFPLLRHRILLG, from the coding sequence GTGTTCTCGGGGCTGTCGTCTCTGGTCCTCGATGGCGTCGACGATGAGGCCGGGGTGCTCGTGGTGCGGGCATCGACGCGGCCCGGTCCTGTGGACTGCCCGGACTGCGGAGTGGCGACGGGGCGGGTGCACGGCTATGTCGTCCGGCAAGTGGCCGATGTGCCGGTTGACGGGCGGCGGGTGCTGGTAAGGCTGCGGACTCGACGGATGCGCTGCGGGCATCTCGGGTGCGTGCGGCAGACGTTCCGTGAGCAGCCCGTCGGCATCGTGCAGCGATATCAGCGTCGAACTGCTCGGCTGGCCGCGCACGTGGCGAGCGTTGCGCGGGAATTGGCCGGTCGTGCCAGCGCCCGGGTCCTGGCCGCTGTCGGTGTGGTGCTGTCGAGGCAGACCGCGTTGCGGGCGCTGCTGCAGTTGCCGTTGCCGGCCAGTTCGGTACCCCGGGTGATCGGGGTGGACGACTTTGCCCTGCGTAAGCGGCAACGCTACGCCACCGTGATCATCAACGCGGAAACCGCCGAGCGGGTTGACGTGTTGCCGGGCCGCAAAGCAGAGGTGCTGGAGGCCTGGCTGCGGGAGCATCCCGGTGTGGAGGTGGTGTGCCGGGATGGTTCGGCCACCTATGCCCAGGCGATCCGTCGAGCCCTGCCCAACGCGGTGCAGGTTGGCGATCGCTGGCATTTGTGGCACAACCTCGCCGAGGCCGTGTTGAAGGAGGTCGCCGCGCACAGCACCTGCTGGGGCAAGACCGGTCCGCCACTGCGCGAGGACGCGCGAGCGGTGACCACCCGCCAACGCTGGCAACAGATCCACGACCTGCTCAAGCACGGCGTGGGGCTGCTGGAAATCGCACGCCGACTGAACCTGGCATTGAACACAGTGAAGCGATACGCCCGCATCAATCAACCCGACCGGCTTGTTCGCGCACCGCAGTACCGGCCCACCCTCGTCGACCCATTCCGCGACTACCTGCGCAGCCGCCGCCGCGAGAACCCGGCCGTGCCCGTCCATCAGCTGCTGGCAGAGATCAAACAGCGCGGCTACACCGGAAGCCACAATCTGCTGTATCGCTACATCACCCAAGGACGAGTCGAATCCGACCGGCCAGCAATCTCTCCGAAGCGACTCGCACGCAACCTGCTCACACGCCCGGACAAGCTCCAAGATCACCAGCAGGAACGACTCCAAGCCGCCGTGAGCGCCTGCCACGAGATGACGGCGCTGGCCGGCCTCGTCGGTGACTTCGCGGCTCTGCTCACCCCGGCCACCGGCAACGACGACCGTCTCAGCGACTGGATCGCCCGGGCCCGAGCCGAGGATCTACCCCACCTGCACGCCTACACCCGCGGACTCGAATTCGACCGCGAGGCCGTCAATGCCGCCCTCACCCAGCCATTCCACAATGGACGAACAGAAGGAGTGAACACCAAAACCAAGATGATCAAGCGGCAGATGTACGGCCGCGCGGACTTCCCCCTCCTGCGCCACCGCATCTTGCTCGGCTAA
- the istB gene encoding IS21-like element helper ATPase IstB: MAATTTTSGRNVAGEIAYLTRALKAPSLAGAVERLAQRARDEGWTHEEFLAACLQREVAARESHGGEGRIRSARFPSRKSLEEFDFDHQRSLKRDTINHLGTLDFVTAKENVVFLGPPGTGKTHLSIGIGMRACQAGHRVAFATAAEWVSRLAEAHHAGNLQAELVKLRRIPLIIIDEVGYIPFEAEAANLFFQLVSSRYERASLIVTSNKPFGRWGEVFGDDVVAAAMIDRLVHHAEVVSMKGDSYRLKDRDLGRVPAATKTND; encoded by the coding sequence ATGGCCGCCACGACCACGACCAGTGGCCGCAACGTCGCCGGCGAGATCGCCTATCTCACTCGCGCCCTCAAAGCGCCCTCGCTGGCAGGCGCGGTCGAACGGCTCGCGCAACGAGCCCGCGATGAGGGCTGGACGCATGAGGAATTCCTCGCCGCCTGCCTGCAACGCGAGGTCGCCGCACGGGAGTCTCATGGCGGTGAGGGCCGCATCCGCTCCGCGAGGTTCCCGTCGCGGAAATCCCTGGAAGAGTTCGATTTCGACCACCAACGCTCCCTCAAACGCGACACGATCAACCACCTCGGAACCTTGGATTTCGTCACTGCCAAAGAGAACGTGGTGTTTCTCGGGCCGCCCGGCACCGGGAAGACACACCTGTCGATCGGGATCGGCATGCGCGCTTGCCAGGCCGGTCACCGGGTCGCGTTCGCCACCGCCGCCGAGTGGGTCTCCCGCCTGGCCGAGGCCCACCACGCCGGCAACCTGCAAGCCGAACTGGTCAAGCTCCGCCGGATCCCGCTGATCATCATCGACGAGGTCGGCTACATCCCGTTCGAGGCCGAAGCGGCGAACCTGTTCTTCCAGCTCGTCTCGTCCCGATATGAACGAGCGAGCCTGATCGTCACCAGCAACAAGCCCTTCGGGCGCTGGGGCGAGGTCTTCGGCGACGACGTCGTCGCAGCAGCCATGATCGACCGCCTCGTCCACCACGCCGAGGTCGTCTCCATGAAAGGAGACAGCTACCGACTCAAAGACCGAGACCTCGGCCGCGTCCCCGCAGCCACCAAGACCAACGACTAA
- a CDS encoding helix-turn-helix transcriptional regulator — protein MAATVRTAKKLLLGREIAHMIDGAGLSQGEAAKLIETSQSRIALLINGGGSISPGDLLLLADKLGFGDEGYKEALRELRRDNHKRGFWTTGHNRAYSEDLRLLVDLEKHADQISSAQVEVIPGLLQCESYVRAQHSDRAEAGDVPLEDQIKARLARQDILDKAEPPVVQFVLSESCLRRVWGDSEVMREQIDYLIKLSKRSNVLLKVIPFDQPAGRRSPIASPFTLIHAPSPGAAGPLELVYVEGEGEIRYLDDAKALTAHQAAWARVSNAALRFEETRKFLKSVLQDFRK, from the coding sequence ATGGCAGCGACGGTTCGCACCGCCAAGAAGTTGCTGCTCGGGCGGGAAATTGCGCACATGATCGACGGCGCGGGCCTGTCGCAAGGCGAGGCGGCCAAGCTGATCGAGACAAGCCAGTCGCGTATCGCCCTCTTGATCAACGGCGGTGGCAGCATCTCGCCTGGCGACCTGCTCCTGCTCGCCGACAAGCTCGGGTTCGGCGACGAGGGTTACAAGGAGGCTCTGCGCGAGCTGCGTCGCGACAACCACAAACGGGGTTTCTGGACGACCGGGCACAACCGCGCATACTCGGAAGACCTGCGACTGCTGGTGGACTTGGAGAAGCACGCCGACCAGATCAGCTCCGCGCAGGTCGAAGTGATTCCCGGACTGCTGCAATGCGAGTCATACGTCCGTGCGCAGCACTCTGACCGGGCGGAAGCCGGTGACGTTCCGCTGGAAGATCAGATCAAGGCGCGCTTGGCGCGGCAAGACATCCTGGACAAGGCCGAACCGCCGGTCGTGCAGTTCGTGCTCTCCGAGTCCTGCCTGCGTCGGGTCTGGGGTGACTCCGAAGTCATGCGCGAGCAGATCGACTACTTGATCAAGCTGTCGAAACGATCGAACGTCCTGCTGAAGGTCATACCTTTCGATCAGCCCGCCGGCCGTCGTTCCCCGATCGCGTCGCCGTTCACGCTGATCCACGCACCCTCGCCCGGCGCGGCCGGACCACTGGAGCTGGTTTACGTCGAAGGCGAAGGCGAGATCAGGTACCTCGACGACGCGAAGGCCCTCACCGCGCACCAAGCAGCCTGGGCCCGCGTCTCCAACGCCGCGCTACGGTTCGAGGAGACCCGCAAGTTCCTGAAGTCGGTCCTCCAAGACTTCAGGAAGTGA
- a CDS encoding DUF397 domain-containing protein: protein MTSAPPAFTEPDFRKASASQPNKECVCVARKDGWVELRDDKAAFGAADDLRLVFTEAEFDAFLAGVRSGRTADLCLEMARRVDGTYTFRRSMPQPAGRGAELEFTEDEVLAFLDGVGRGEFDRDRRAAAVLV, encoded by the coding sequence ATGACCAGCGCCCCGCCCGCCTTCACCGAACCCGACTTCCGCAAGGCGAGCGCCAGCCAGCCGAACAAGGAGTGCGTGTGCGTCGCCCGGAAGGACGGCTGGGTCGAGCTCCGCGACGACAAGGCCGCATTCGGCGCAGCTGACGACCTCCGCCTGGTGTTCACGGAGGCCGAGTTCGATGCCTTCTTAGCGGGTGTGCGCTCGGGGCGGACGGCTGACCTCTGCTTGGAGATGGCGCGACGCGTAGACGGGACATACACCTTCCGCCGTTCCATGCCGCAGCCCGCTGGCCGAGGCGCGGAGCTGGAGTTCACTGAGGATGAGGTCCTGGCCTTCCTGGACGGTGTTGGTCGAGGTGAGTTCGATCGCGACCGTCGGGCTGCGGCTGTGCTCGTGTAG
- the istA gene encoding IS21 family transposase has protein sequence MLSVEDWAEIRRLHRSEGMAIRAIARRLGISKNTVKKALASHGPPLYERAARGSVVDAVEPQIRALLAEFPEMPSSVIMERVGWQRGKTVFFERVAQLRPLFKPADPASRTEYQPGELAQCDLWFPPADVPLGFGQIGRPPVLVLVSGYSRVMTAVMLPSRQSADLLAGHWALISGWGRVPKALVWDNESAVGQWRGGKPQLTEAMHAFRGTLGIKVIQCRPGDPEAKGLVERANGYLETSFLPGRSFTGPADFNTQLQGWLLRANQRQHRRLGCRPADRWGADRSAMLVLPPVAPVTGWRLSTRLPRDHYVRLDSNDYSVHPRAVGRRVQVAANLDEVTVTCDDTELARHVRCWADHQSITDPVHAAAAVEMRRSRRLAAPGKTDTTVEHRELTDYDRMFGLTSAEEIA, from the coding sequence GTGTTGAGCGTGGAGGACTGGGCGGAGATTCGTCGGTTGCACCGGTCGGAGGGGATGGCGATTCGGGCCATCGCTCGTCGGTTGGGGATCTCGAAGAACACGGTGAAGAAGGCGTTGGCGTCGCATGGGCCGCCGTTGTATGAGCGGGCGGCGCGTGGGTCGGTCGTGGATGCGGTCGAGCCGCAGATCCGTGCGTTGCTGGCGGAGTTCCCGGAGATGCCCTCGTCTGTGATCATGGAGCGAGTCGGCTGGCAGCGCGGGAAGACGGTGTTTTTCGAGCGGGTCGCGCAGTTGCGGCCGCTGTTCAAACCGGCTGATCCTGCGTCGCGCACGGAGTATCAGCCGGGCGAGCTGGCGCAGTGTGATCTGTGGTTTCCACCGGCTGATGTGCCGCTCGGGTTCGGCCAGATTGGCCGGCCGCCGGTATTGGTGCTGGTCAGTGGCTATTCGCGGGTCATGACGGCGGTGATGCTGCCGTCGCGGCAGTCGGCGGATTTGCTGGCCGGGCACTGGGCCTTGATCAGTGGCTGGGGCCGGGTTCCCAAGGCGTTGGTCTGGGATAACGAGTCCGCGGTCGGGCAGTGGCGTGGCGGGAAACCCCAGCTCACGGAAGCGATGCACGCATTCCGGGGAACGCTGGGCATCAAGGTGATCCAGTGCCGTCCAGGCGATCCAGAAGCGAAAGGGCTGGTCGAGCGGGCGAACGGGTATCTGGAAACGTCGTTTTTGCCCGGACGTTCGTTCACTGGCCCGGCGGATTTCAACACGCAGCTACAGGGCTGGCTGTTGCGGGCGAATCAGCGTCAGCACCGCAGGCTGGGTTGCAGGCCGGCCGACCGTTGGGGCGCTGATCGCTCGGCGATGCTGGTGCTGCCGCCGGTCGCGCCGGTGACCGGATGGCGGCTGAGTACCCGGTTGCCGCGGGATCACTACGTCCGACTGGATTCCAACGACTACTCGGTGCACCCGAGAGCGGTCGGTCGCCGCGTCCAGGTCGCTGCGAACCTCGACGAAGTGACAGTGACCTGCGATGACACCGAGCTGGCCCGGCATGTTCGATGCTGGGCCGATCACCAGAGCATCACCGACCCGGTCCATGCCGCCGCGGCCGTCGAGATGCGCCGGTCCCGTCGTCTCGCTGCGCCCGGCAAGACCGATACGACGGTTGAACACCGGGAACTGACCGACTACGACCGCATGTTCGGCCTCACCAGTGCTGAGGAGATCGCCTGA
- the sbnA gene encoding 2,3-diaminopropionate biosynthesis protein SbnA translates to MVSDSVLNCVGSTPLVRLQRCFPRPGVEVLGKLEMLNPCGSMKDRPARYIIEQGVREGSLRPGMRIVESTSGNLGVALAVAARMHGMSFTAVVDPNTSPTNLRLLELFGADVDMVTEQDSAGGYLQTRVLRASSYADADPDVVWINQYANERNWRAYYETVGAEILHAVDGPIDYLVGPVSTTGSLHGTVRRLRESHPELKAVAVDAVGSVIFGTPPRKRRIPGFGASRVPEIFKSEEIDQVFHIADASSAAGCRRLAETEGILAGGSSGAVISALEELLAGVTGLARVVALLPDRGERYLDSVYDDAWVDEVKADAARADLAEAP, encoded by the coding sequence ATGGTGTCCGACTCTGTCCTGAACTGTGTTGGTTCGACCCCGCTCGTGCGGTTGCAGCGGTGCTTCCCCCGCCCCGGAGTTGAGGTTCTGGGAAAGCTGGAGATGCTCAACCCGTGCGGGAGCATGAAGGACCGTCCTGCGCGCTACATCATCGAGCAGGGGGTACGCGAAGGCTCGCTGCGGCCCGGCATGCGGATCGTGGAGAGCACATCGGGCAACCTCGGCGTCGCGCTGGCCGTCGCGGCACGGATGCACGGGATGTCGTTCACCGCGGTGGTCGACCCGAACACGTCACCGACGAACCTGCGGCTGCTGGAACTGTTCGGCGCCGACGTGGACATGGTGACCGAGCAAGACTCGGCCGGGGGCTACCTGCAGACGCGGGTGCTCCGAGCCAGCAGCTACGCCGACGCTGACCCGGACGTGGTGTGGATCAACCAGTACGCGAACGAGCGGAATTGGCGTGCCTACTACGAGACCGTCGGTGCCGAGATCCTGCATGCAGTCGATGGTCCAATCGATTACCTGGTCGGCCCGGTGTCCACGACGGGTTCTCTGCACGGCACGGTGCGGCGGCTGCGGGAGTCGCATCCCGAGCTGAAGGCGGTCGCGGTAGACGCCGTCGGGTCGGTGATCTTCGGGACGCCTCCGCGGAAACGGCGCATCCCCGGGTTCGGCGCCAGCCGGGTACCCGAGATCTTCAAGTCAGAGGAGATCGACCAGGTATTCCACATCGCGGACGCGAGTTCGGCCGCTGGCTGCCGCCGTTTGGCCGAGACGGAGGGCATCTTGGCCGGGGGCTCCTCCGGCGCGGTCATCTCCGCGTTGGAGGAGCTTTTGGCCGGTGTTACCGGGCTGGCCCGGGTGGTCGCTCTGCTGCCCGACCGCGGCGAGCGCTATCTCGACTCGGTCTATGACGACGCCTGGGTGGACGAGGTGAAGGCAGACGCTGCCCGAGCCGATCTGGCGGAGGCACCGTGA
- a CDS encoding MFS transporter, producing MSTSARTHRRNLVLLWASQFVNTAGLMMLVPVMPFYVQGLGVQGFAAVQTWAGVAIAAPALALTVATPLWGRLGDRVGQHWMVVRALVGLALAMLVMATATNPVVLVLGRLLQGGLGGVVEAAQAFAGSAAPAGKRGSALGKSFSATAAGSLTGPLLGGLLVGAGRLSALMTTIAVLAVLLAAACGWGLRAEHAPEPTRRTMRDDSAPKTGFWQLPGMVPLAVAAIAAYLGVYGLIPVFATHVQQTFPAGHAELWVGVFQSLTWGATLIASFWWGRHNDHLQRPVRALIWASAGCALSIAAQALPLGAVGLIVLRLLQGASFAALAQSLFFHVSQHAPDARRSGYVGSANSFLLVGQSAGPLLAGPMAVVFPAPLSIALMGVACAVACLCCFRANQAELTERASSHAEASHPPVLRSMSGVLEPATERTAPILIRPSEPYGPVHTDYTPARGRR from the coding sequence GTGAGCACCTCGGCTCGTACCCACCGGCGCAATCTAGTGCTGCTGTGGGCCAGCCAGTTCGTCAACACCGCCGGACTGATGATGCTCGTGCCGGTCATGCCGTTCTATGTCCAAGGGTTGGGCGTGCAAGGCTTCGCCGCAGTCCAAACCTGGGCGGGAGTGGCGATCGCCGCGCCCGCGCTCGCGTTGACCGTGGCGACCCCGCTGTGGGGTCGCCTCGGCGACCGGGTCGGGCAGCATTGGATGGTGGTGCGTGCTCTGGTCGGGCTCGCGCTGGCCATGCTCGTCATGGCCACGGCGACTAACCCGGTCGTGCTGGTGCTGGGACGGCTGTTGCAAGGCGGCCTAGGTGGTGTCGTCGAGGCGGCCCAGGCGTTCGCCGGATCGGCCGCACCCGCCGGCAAGCGAGGCTCGGCTCTGGGCAAATCCTTCAGCGCCACCGCGGCCGGATCGTTGACCGGACCGCTGCTGGGCGGGCTCCTGGTCGGCGCCGGCCGGCTCAGCGCATTGATGACCACCATCGCCGTGCTCGCCGTCCTGCTCGCCGCCGCATGCGGGTGGGGTCTCCGCGCGGAACACGCACCCGAGCCCACGCGCCGGACGATGCGCGACGACTCGGCGCCGAAAACCGGGTTCTGGCAACTCCCGGGGATGGTTCCGCTGGCAGTGGCGGCCATCGCCGCCTACCTCGGCGTTTACGGGTTGATCCCCGTCTTCGCCACCCATGTGCAGCAGACCTTCCCCGCCGGGCACGCGGAGCTGTGGGTCGGCGTGTTCCAGTCTCTGACGTGGGGCGCAACGCTGATCGCGTCGTTTTGGTGGGGGCGTCACAACGACCATCTCCAGCGTCCGGTGCGCGCCCTGATCTGGGCTTCCGCCGGATGCGCGCTCAGCATCGCAGCGCAAGCGCTCCCGCTCGGTGCCGTGGGATTGATCGTGTTGCGGCTGTTGCAAGGGGCGAGTTTCGCGGCATTGGCCCAGTCGTTGTTCTTCCACGTAAGTCAACACGCTCCCGACGCGCGTCGTAGCGGCTATGTCGGCTCGGCCAACAGCTTCCTGCTCGTCGGGCAGTCCGCCGGGCCGCTGTTGGCAGGGCCGATGGCCGTCGTGTTTCCAGCACCGCTGTCGATCGCACTGATGGGCGTGGCCTGCGCAGTGGCCTGCCTGTGCTGCTTCCGCGCGAACCAGGCCGAACTCACCGAACGAGCGAGCAGCCACGCGGAAGCCTCGCATCCCCCGGTGTTGCGCAGCATGAGCGGAGTTCTCGAACCCGCGACCGAGCGGACCGCGCCAATCCTAATCCGGCCATCTGAGCCCTACGGCCCTGTCCACACCGACTACACGCCTGCACGCGGACGACGGTGA
- a CDS encoding TetR/AcrR family transcriptional regulator, with the protein MAAPTDSTDSPASTGDRPRNARGEGGKLRTEILEAMLRLIADEERMRPIPLSLREVAKEANITAPSIYRHFPDKESLSRAAVHSLFDQLLAAMDRADDEAAGDSAAQRFAAIAHGYCRFAQDNPGGFRLIFTVPPEFLGDEGPDTTEVAERWHAAVTRLAAEGMRLTQSPQEGALSLWSAVHGRLMLDMSVRDVWPQGGVHEFIEELTRSVTTID; encoded by the coding sequence ATGGCCGCACCCACCGATTCGACCGATTCGCCCGCGTCCACGGGAGACAGGCCGCGCAACGCCCGCGGCGAGGGCGGGAAGTTGCGCACGGAAATCCTCGAAGCGATGCTCCGGCTGATCGCCGACGAAGAGCGGATGCGCCCCATCCCGTTGTCGCTGCGCGAAGTGGCCAAGGAAGCGAACATCACCGCCCCCTCTATCTACCGGCACTTCCCGGACAAGGAGAGCCTGAGCCGCGCGGCCGTGCACAGCCTGTTCGACCAGCTGCTGGCCGCGATGGACCGCGCCGACGACGAAGCGGCCGGAGACTCGGCTGCGCAGCGCTTCGCCGCCATCGCCCACGGCTATTGCCGGTTCGCCCAGGACAACCCAGGAGGATTCCGGCTGATCTTCACCGTTCCCCCGGAATTCCTGGGCGACGAGGGACCCGACACGACCGAAGTGGCCGAGCGGTGGCACGCGGCGGTGACCCGACTGGCAGCCGAAGGCATGCGGCTGACGCAATCACCGCAGGAAGGCGCGCTCTCGCTGTGGTCGGCCGTGCACGGCCGGTTGATGCTCGACATGTCCGTGCGCGACGTGTGGCCGCAGGGCGGAGTGCACGAGTTCATCGAGGAACTCACCCGATCCGTGACCACCATCGACTGA